From Solanum lycopersicum chromosome 4, SLM_r2.1:
CTTGAAAAGAACTTGGACCATGAAGATTGAACATCTCAATCAGGAAAAAGCGTCTTAAGCAATTGAATGCTAAAACGGGTGGTCAGTAACCGATCAAATAAACGAGCATTAAGTAACAATAAAACGATTGCAATAGATACTTACCCTAAGTTCATCTCTTTCCTCTGAAACAAGTTCCAACTGTCTTCTGAGATTCTGTACCTCTTGCTTATAATTCTCTGTTGACAAATCCTGGTAGAAATTCGGATAAGTCTTACAAGTATGCATGTAAGAACTTTGTTTATCAAGTATAAagatttgataaataattgGAGGACAACTGAAACTGCAAATCATAATATCCAATACAGTTAATCCATGTTAATAATTATAAGATGAAAAAGATGATTGCCCCATTCTCTACCCCCTTTCCCTTGGAGCACTAAGAAAGCAGTTAGATAAGGGTGAACCAGCAGAAACTCGTGCTAATAACTATTTGCCCATCAGATAATGCATGTAACTTTCCCAGTATaattgaaattaatataaagCAAATGATCCCGAATTCCGTTGGAGAAAAGAGAGTAAACTATACTGGGTCACAATGGCATAACTACTAGAAGCAGCTGTAGGAACAGTTCAGGTAAGAAGCAAAATTTGCAGCATATGTGAGCAAAAGTGGACtcacatcattttcattatcgAGTAAAGATGAGTTAACTTTCACTGCAGGAGTCATGTGAAGTGAATCAAGATCAGCAACAAAGCCTTTATTCATTTTCATCCACATATCTTCATCTACAAAATTGCTAAAGGCATCTGGCATAGGGCTGTATTCTGTCTGTTGAGACCGTTGCGATCTCTTAGCAACAAAGGCATTGGGAGCCACCTTCAAACAAGGGGTACTAAAAGCATCTTCCTGGAAACTGTTACTATTACCGCTTTCCTCCTGGTTTTAGAAATAGAAATTGAACTTCAGTACCATACACGTAAAACAGAGATAAATTGGGATTCAAATTAGAGCTCTTCTATAAACAGCATGAGGGAAACCATTATCTACTTTTTTTGGTGGTAATTTCAAATAAGAATTACAAGTTTATCagaaaaatgtaagaaaaagCTAGCTAAAATCCTATATGGCAATTGAAATGGAacaaaaaatgctaaatttatgctatagaaatagaaatataacaaaaatgCTAATTATCCGAATATGTGGCTCTCATATGCTTCCTTTGAACAAGCATCATGGCAGACATATATCTCTTCTGTACAAACCATATTTTTAAACAACGAAGTTCATGACATAAAAGGGTTCAAAGGACATGAAGAACACTGATGATAATAAATGCTAAAAGCACAGTAGTTTCAATGTGAAAGGAGATGGCACTGGTAAAAACTGTACAATATTACTCTCATGCATGGGATGCCTAACAACATAAACAAAAACCGGAAAATGATATACTTTAGGGCTCGTTTGGTGCGAGGGATAAGGGATAACTAATCCAGGGATTAATTTTAGGATTAAGTTATCCCTGGATTAAGTGTTACTTTTATCCCACACTGAGGGTGAGATGACAATCCTGGGATAATTAATCTCGGGATAATTTGTTCCCGACCAAACTAGTCTTAAGAGATGAAAAAGAATAAGGAATTAGGACATGAAATCCAAGCATCCCATTATGTCCTAAGTAGTGTCACCTGAAATTCCAAAAAAGAGCTGAGGTCGGGACAATTCAAAGAGACGAGATAGCCTAAGGAAGTCCACAGCAGCTTAATGCACATATTTTACCTGTGTAGCATGCCCATTAGAGTCTGAGACAGATGTAAGATTACTGAGATTATGGATTTTTTTCTGTTGTTCAATGATGTTTTGTTCTCGCTCTTTCTGTGATCTTCTTTCCTCCTCCAATTCCATGGCAAGCTTCTCTCGCTCTAATTCATACTGATTAATGAATAATAAGCAGTCATGAGCTATGTCAATGCAAGATAAGATCAATCTTAtactcttaaaaataaaaaaatagttataataattacCGTCAGTAGGTCATTTCTGAGTTTCAGTATCTCTTGCTCAAGCACCTCGGAATGTGATCCCTATGTAAGAGATATCATCCCATATAAGGAATTTCTAAGCACTTTATGAATGAATATGAATCCTGAGAGTCAAGACAATCACCTGAAGTTTCATGCGTAGTTCCTCTATTTCCCTTTTTTGTCGCTTTAATAAGGCTGCATCATTTAGTATCTACAAAGAAGTTGAACTATAATAAGCTCTGCCTTAAACGTCAAAGAAAGAAGCTAGTAACTAATAAGAAGTTCCATTATTTGGTTCCACTGGGAAAAAAAATCTGCAACAAAGGATTCTACAAGGATGAAACTTATGATTTGGAAGATAATGAAAATTAAGACCAGTTAACGAATGTTCTGTACTGCTTGTAGGcaaaactcacctcccttttgcTTTAGATATTGGTGCTCAAATAGATGTTTTACACCATACTGTATAGTATCAATATACCAGAACAAAGATTAACTGTTGCAGCATTTAGGAACTTTCAGAAAAGCGAATCCTACTGGCAAAGATTTGTCAAGCCTTGGTTCTGACAGAAAAAGAATGAAGTGCCTAAGTGCTGAAATTGCATTGGAGCGTGATTTGAAATCTTTGAATGCAAGGCCTAGTGTCTTAGCAACTAATGTTAAACTAACCTTATTATAGTAACAGGTACACTTCTATTTACTGGAAAATACGTGACCATTAATCTCATTAAGTGTTCTCCAGAGTAGAtcacaaaatagtaatatcacaaaaaggaaaaagtaaatGGAGGCAGACCTCATTCACTTGAACACAGTTGGTGATCCGTTTAGCTCTGCTCGCAAACTGGAGTGTTCCCTTTGATTCCTCAATGTGAACCTAGACATATGTATTGAACTCTTTAAACTGATGTCCAATTGATTTTTTCTGCTGTCACAACATGGGCAATAACTACATTACCTCTTCGGGTGCTACTGtgcaaattattgaagttttaGCATTGCCACCCAAAGCAGGTTGAAGAATGCGAGTGAGTTTACTGTCGCGGTAAGGAATGTGTCCCCTGCTCAAGTACATAATGAGTCACACATGTTCTATGCATGAACCTACATTCAACGGAGTTTTCAAAAACAACTACCTTTGCTTTCCACCTTCACTTAGTTTATTGATAACATTACCAAGGATCATTAGACTCTTGTTAATGTGTTTTCCTTCCTTCAATCGAACTCCCCCAGCTCCAGTTTTGGCAATCCGTTCAGACCCAGCTAAATCTACTAAATTCTAAATTCAGAGAGGTAAATGTTGACAAATTAGGATATTAAATGAAGGAAAAGGACTAGAAACATGATGGACCAGAAAGCTGAAAATGATAAGAATGTTTTGGATTTGGGATTCATGCCCTCCAATCGAATGGGCTTCTAAATTAACTACAACAAATCAAAACCAAATTATATGCATTTACTTCTTTAGTTGCACATAATAAGAACACAAGTCAGATGATTCAAAAGAACCAGACATTCAAAGTGACTTAAAAAGGATACAAAcaacaaatacaaatttttGAGATTCTTTGAGAGATCTATTATTACTCAAACGTTTCATTAGAGATTTCTTGTAATCAATTCTAAGAATTTTATAACAACCCCCCCTACCCAAATTATATGCATTTAATTCTTTAGTTGCACATAATAAGAACACAAGTCAGATGATTCAAAAGAACTAGACATTCAAAGTGATTTAAAAAGGATACAAAcaacaaatacaaatttttGAGATTCTTTGAGAGATCTATTATTACTCAAACGTTTCATTAGAGATTTCTTGTAATCAATTCTAAGAATTTTAtaacaacccccccccccccccccagaaATTAATATGCAATAATACATTGCTTCCAGAGAACTTGAAGAAATGAATACCAACCAAAACAGAGACACGAACAGCTTCATCAGGATTATGCTTTCCTTTGCTTTCGATTACCTGATTTAACAGAAAAACAAAGGTAAAAAAGTCACTCAACATTCTCATATAATAATTGGAGTCAATATACATAAGCATTCAGTGTAAATACAACCAATTTACAGTTGACTCGAGATTATTACCATCCTGAAGATGGTGTGAGATCGACTGCTTCTAACATTCATGTTAGTTTCACCAAAATGCCTGTTAACTGCAAAATTTATTCCCACGTGTATTGAATTGGTAACACAGATAAAAAAGTAactacaataattataataatcaataaaaaagtaAACTGGTTCTGCAGAGAAGACAGTGTATTATTGTTCATGATGTCAAACCTTCTCCTCGCTGAATGAGCTCAAGTACTTGTTCAGCATCATTCACGATTTCCTCCCTCAGTCCTGCAACAAAAACCCCACGCTGGAAGAAAAAGTATATTAAGTTCTATTTGACATCAACATAGACTTTTAAAAGTATATGATGCACTGCCCATAACTTACATCCAAACTTTCATGAATCTGCAGTTTCTGGTTCTCTACAGCAAACAGATCATTAATGTCTTCATTGTAGATTTCCATATAAGAGACTCGAATCAGAAACTCCCTATTAGTCGTCTGAAAAACAAGAAGGAAAGTaagttgaaaaagaagaagaagaaggaagcttTATTTGCAAATGCTACTAAGAACATACAAGTATAGAAACTGGAGAAACAGAATAATTTTATTCTACTGATAACATAAGATATTATAAcagttaaaaaaaagtaaataaataccATCTCAATTATCTGAAATATTTCATTGACTGCACGCTGGATGATTCCTGGATCATTCTGAGTACCATTCATAGTGAAAGTTTTTCCACTACTGGTCTGTCCATATGCAAAGGCAGTTCCTGAACATGATTTCAACTATAACATAAGTACCTTTTGAGGTTGAGGAAAGTGTAGCTCTAGAGATTTTTCACATGGAACTAATAACAAACACCATCTCTTCTCTAAACCAGAAAAGTTATTTCCCAAAACTAGTATTCAAATGACTACATAACAGATCAACTTGTTATAAGAATCCTTCACATAAGCTCAAAGCAGCAAAACCAGTTCCAATTAATTTGCTGCAAATGTTGATCAACAGATTAAGTTCTTCTGTATCTTCCTACTGAAATTGACAAATTTGTCTATGTGGAGTTAGATGTCAGTCCTCAGTCTTCCCAAAATACTCAAATTTAGCATGTTATTCCTTATGATCTCTGAAAATGTTATAACAATCCTTCAACATAAAGCTCAAAGCAGCAAAACTGGTTCCAA
This genomic window contains:
- the LOC101252385 gene encoding kinesin-like protein KIN-7N, with amino-acid sequence MEKVSVAVRVRPARSNEENFNGTFWKVEDNRISLHKSLGTPISGVSYTFDHVFDQDCSNARVYDLLTKDVIRAALEGFNGTAFAYGQTSSGKTFTMNGTQNDPGIIQRAVNEIFQIIEMTTNREFLIRVSYMEIYNEDINDLFAVENQKLQIHESLDRGVFVAGLREEIVNDAEQVLELIQRGEVNRHFGETNMNVRSSRSHTIFRMVIESKGKHNPDEAVRVSVLNLVDLAGSERIAKTGAGGVRLKEGKHINKSLMILGNVINKLSEGGKQRGHIPYRDSKLTRILQPALGGNAKTSIICTVAPEEVHIEESKGTLQFASRAKRITNCVQVNEILNDAALLKRQKREIEELRMKLQGSHSEVLEQEILKLRNDLLTYELEREKLAMELEEERRSQKEREQNIIEQQKKIHNLSNLTSVSDSNGHATQEESGNSNSFQEDAFSTPCLKVAPNAFVAKRSQRSQQTEYSPMPDAFSNFVDEDMWMKMNKGFVADLDSLHMTPAVKVNSSLLDNENDDLSTENYKQEVQNLRRQLELVSEERDELRRHHTEQVSLNKQLMSEVSELQQEALLIREIPQRFCASVTTCKDLYKDVFSVIQNFVATDKSGMAKLLSTTNEIGTCLFSTLEPHFSEAMDSDKSSTRNNSSIEAQHVKVYDKLNRTISSLVLSDDEISGNPSLGSQYKDCTLVGEIACWKKKLDEDMKTVQEKYQNLEKELELNNQLLAASRDRYNSLEREVHLLKEERDVLVQNVSSSSEKLELFANQNEKVLDNLNAEVQRRKRLEEEIKQFTAAFAFRQRSLVSLRSDFDSVMDSFKAQKPISISRSPGF